In Achromobacter spanius, the following proteins share a genomic window:
- the sugE gene encoding quaternary ammonium compound efflux SMR transporter SugE — protein sequence MTWIILVLAGLFEIVWAVGLKYTHGFTRLWPSLITAGGMAISVWLLAVAMKTLPLGTAYAVWVGIGTVGAFVAGIVLFGESTSWMRIVSVALIVLGLIGLKLSSA from the coding sequence ATGACCTGGATCATCCTGGTGCTCGCGGGCCTGTTTGAAATCGTCTGGGCCGTGGGCCTGAAATACACCCATGGATTCACCCGCCTCTGGCCGTCCCTGATTACGGCGGGCGGCATGGCCATCAGCGTCTGGCTGCTGGCCGTGGCCATGAAAACCCTGCCGCTGGGCACCGCCTACGCCGTCTGGGTAGGCATCGGCACCGTGGGCGCCTTTGTGGCCGGCATCGTGCTGTTTGGCGAATCCACGAGCTGGATGCGCATCGTCAGCGTGGCGTTGATCGTGCTGGGCTTGATCGGCCTGAAATTGTCTTCGGCGTAA
- a CDS encoding MOSC domain-containing protein, which translates to MSARILSLHIYPIKSCAGIDLAESSIDRAGLAHDRRWMLIGADGQFMTQRQWPAMALIRTALTANALRLSAPGMPDLDVALDGSGLEPGSQTVAVWSDTISAQQESVAVGNWFSEFLKTPCRLLKVDSAAARNAKPDWVSRWVDGHPDLADAFVGEHHFGFADGFPLLIANQASLDDLNARLQAKGVAPVPMDRFRPNIVVEGEWEPFEEDHTAMITAAGVRMAFVKPCTRCSIPDIDQRTAQQHDEPGRTLAGYRNLDIGVVFGQNAILDAPAGARLKVGDAVEIELDF; encoded by the coding sequence ATGTCCGCCCGTATCCTGAGCCTGCATATCTACCCGATCAAATCCTGCGCCGGCATCGACCTGGCGGAGTCTTCCATCGACCGGGCCGGCCTGGCCCACGATCGCCGCTGGATGTTGATCGGCGCCGATGGCCAGTTCATGACGCAGCGCCAGTGGCCGGCGATGGCCCTGATCCGCACGGCGCTGACCGCCAACGCGCTTCGCCTCAGTGCGCCCGGCATGCCCGACCTGGACGTAGCCTTGGATGGATCGGGCTTGGAACCCGGCTCCCAAACCGTTGCGGTCTGGAGCGACACCATTTCAGCCCAGCAGGAAAGTGTGGCGGTCGGGAATTGGTTTTCCGAATTCCTGAAGACGCCTTGCCGGCTGCTCAAGGTGGATAGCGCCGCTGCGCGCAACGCCAAGCCCGACTGGGTATCGCGCTGGGTAGACGGGCATCCCGACCTGGCCGATGCCTTCGTGGGCGAACACCATTTTGGCTTTGCCGACGGCTTTCCCTTGCTGATTGCCAATCAGGCGTCGCTGGATGACCTGAACGCACGCCTGCAAGCCAAGGGCGTGGCGCCGGTGCCCATGGACCGTTTCCGCCCCAACATCGTCGTCGAAGGCGAATGGGAGCCCTTCGAGGAAGATCACACCGCCATGATCACGGCGGCAGGCGTCAGGATGGCCTTCGTCAAGCCGTGCACCCGTTGCTCGATTCCCGACATCGACCAACGCACCGCGCAGCAGCACGACGAGCCCGGCCGTACGCTGGCGGGCTATCGCAATCTTGATATCGGGGTGGTGTTCGGCCAGAACGCCATTCTGGATGCGCCGGCCGGCGCACGGTTGAAAGTGGGCGACGCGGTCGAGATCGAACTGGATTTCTGA